A stretch of Dehalococcoidia bacterium DNA encodes these proteins:
- a CDS encoding glutamate synthase subunit beta codes for MGEPTGFKDTPRKPLPRRPVGERVRDYQEFLLDWTEEDARKQGGRCMDCGIPFCHRGCPLGNLIPEWNDFVYRGQWRRALAALHATNNFPEFTGRICPAPCEASCTLSINQDPVTIEYIEKTIADRGWKEGWIKAEPPAVRTGKRVAVVGSGPAGLAAAQQLNRAGHTVTVFERDSYIGGLLRLGIPDFKLEKHVVQRRVDQMAEEGVIFRTNTYVGRNYPVEELKSSFDAIVLAGGSTVPRDLPVPGRELRGVHFAMEYLTQQNRVIAGEYIPPEERIHAEGKRVVILGGGDTGADCLGTAHRQGAEIVRQFELLSEPPRTRAFTNPWPQWPVILRSSAAHDEGGIRDYDISTTHFSGSNGHVEKLHAVRVAWERDESGRMNMTPIPGSEFEVDADLVLLAMGFLHPEHAGLLQDLGVELDGRGNVKLDANRMTSVPGIFAAGDMARGQSLVVWALAEGRETAYFVDKYLMGESELPRPYLMPPP; via the coding sequence ATGGGCGAACCCACGGGCTTCAAGGACACCCCGCGCAAGCCCCTGCCTCGCCGCCCGGTGGGGGAGCGGGTCCGCGACTACCAGGAGTTCCTTCTCGACTGGACGGAGGAGGACGCCCGCAAGCAGGGCGGCCGCTGCATGGACTGCGGCATCCCGTTCTGCCACCGGGGCTGCCCCCTCGGAAACCTCATCCCGGAGTGGAACGACTTCGTCTACCGGGGACAGTGGCGCCGCGCCCTCGCCGCCCTGCATGCGACGAACAACTTCCCCGAGTTCACCGGGCGGATCTGTCCCGCGCCCTGCGAAGCCTCCTGCACGCTCTCCATCAACCAGGACCCCGTAACAATCGAGTACATCGAGAAGACCATCGCCGACCGGGGCTGGAAGGAAGGCTGGATCAAGGCCGAGCCGCCGGCGGTGCGGACCGGAAAACGTGTCGCCGTTGTCGGGTCAGGCCCGGCTGGGCTGGCCGCGGCGCAGCAGCTAAACCGCGCCGGCCACACGGTGACAGTGTTCGAGCGCGACAGCTACATCGGCGGCCTCCTCCGCCTCGGGATACCTGACTTCAAGCTCGAGAAGCACGTGGTGCAGCGACGCGTCGACCAGATGGCGGAAGAAGGCGTGATCTTCCGCACCAACACGTACGTCGGCCGGAACTACCCGGTCGAGGAGTTGAAGTCGAGCTTCGACGCCATCGTGCTCGCCGGCGGCTCGACGGTGCCTCGCGACCTGCCCGTGCCGGGAAGAGAACTGCGCGGCGTGCACTTCGCGATGGAGTACCTGACCCAGCAGAACCGCGTGATCGCCGGCGAGTACATCCCGCCGGAGGAGCGCATCCACGCCGAAGGCAAGCGTGTGGTGATCCTCGGCGGCGGCGACACCGGCGCCGACTGCCTTGGCACGGCTCACCGCCAGGGCGCCGAGATCGTGCGCCAGTTCGAGCTGCTTTCGGAGCCGCCGCGCACCCGCGCCTTCACGAACCCCTGGCCCCAGTGGCCGGTGATCCTGCGGTCGTCGGCGGCCCACGACGAGGGCGGTATCCGCGACTATGACATCTCGACCACGCACTTCTCCGGGTCGAACGGGCACGTCGAGAAGCTCCATGCCGTTCGGGTCGCCTGGGAGCGCGACGAGAGCGGCCGCATGAACATGACACCGATCCCGGGCAGCGAGTTCGAGGTGGATGCAGACCTGGTGCTGCTGGCCATGGGCTTCCTGCATCCGGAGCACGCCGGCCTGCTGCAGGACCTCGGTGTGGAGCTTGACGGCCGCGGCAACGTCAAGCTGGACGCCAACCGCATGACGAGCGTGCCAGGCATCTTCGCGGCCGGCGACATGGCGCGCGGCCAATCGCTTGTGGTCTGGGCGCTCGCCGAGGGCCGGGAGACCGCGTACTTCGTCGACAAATACCTCATGGGCGAGTCGGAACTGCCGCGGCCGTATTTGATGCCCCCTCCCTGA